In the Candidatus Acetothermia bacterium genome, one interval contains:
- a CDS encoding succinyl-CoA synthetase, alpha subunit, giving the protein MSILIHENTQVLVQGITGSEGAFHTRQM; this is encoded by the coding sequence GTGTCCATCCTGATCCATGAGAACACACAGGTGCTGGTCCAGGGGATCACCGGGAGCGAGGGGGCGTTCCACACCCGGCAGATGG